From Eptesicus fuscus isolate TK198812 chromosome 22, DD_ASM_mEF_20220401, whole genome shotgun sequence, a single genomic window includes:
- the IGSF9 gene encoding protein turtle homolog A isoform X2, producing the protein MVWCLSLAILSLIISQGADGHGKPEVVSVVGRAGESAVLGCDLLPAAGQPPLHVIEWLRFGFLLPIFIQFGLYSPRVDPDYVGRVRLQKGASLQIERLRVEDQGWYECRVLFLDKHSPEDDSANGSWVHLTVNSPPQFLETPPQVLEVKELEPLTLRCVAHGSPQPHVTWKLRGRDLSQGQGLMQVQNGTLWIRRVERGSSGIYTCQASNSEGSTTHATQLLVLGPPVIAAPPKNSTVNASQDVSLACRAEAYPANLTYSWFQDSVNVFHISRLQSRVRILVDGSLWLQAAQPDDAGRYTCVPSNGLPHPPSASAYLTVLYPAQVTAMPPETPLPIGMRGVIRCPARANPPLLFVSWTKDGQALQLDKFPGWSQGAEGSLVIALGNEDALGEYACTPYNSLGTAGPSPVTRVLLKAPPAFLERPKEEYFQEVGRDLLIPCSARGDPPPTVSWAKVGRGLQGQAQVDSNSSLLLRPLTKEAHGRWECTASNAVARVATSTNVYVLGTSPHAVTNVSVAPLPRGANVSWEPGFDGGYLQRFSVWYTPLAKRSDRAHHDWLSLAVPVGAAHLLVPGLKPHTQYQFSVLAQNKLGSGPFSEIVLSAPEGLPTTPAAPPLPVTEMPPPLSPPRGLVAVRTPRGVLLHWDPPEMVPQRLDGYILEGRQGAQSWEVLDGAVAGAEVQLLVPGLIKDVLYEFRLVALAGGYVSSPSNSANVSTSDPPLLFSPPRLSSPLSAPGSGSPDSVAKLKLRGSPAPSLRQSLLCGEPARTPSSPPGPPPSQGPLPLEPICRGPDGRFVLGPNVETPQERPGPEQAEARTPAWHQARSYDCSSSSPTGLPQPLCITDISPVGPSPAAPPSPLPGTGPLLQYLSLPFFREMNVDGDWPPLEEPASAAPPDYRDIRPCPPSSLLQPLDSPPASPRAGLPGAVVRAGAAPEGPYTALADWTLRERLLSGLLPAAPRGSLTSQSSGRGSASFLRPPSTAPSAGGSYLSPAPGDTSSWASGPERWPRREHVVTVSKRRDTSVDENYEWDSEFPGDMELLETLCLGLAGPRPGPEAEPELGAKTPEVGCLLGTAPAPGPEARCAALREEFLAFRRRRDAARAWLPAYRQPVPHPEQATLL; encoded by the exons ATGGTTTGGTGCCTCAGTCTGGCCATCCTCAGCCTGATCATCAGCCAGGGGGCTGACG GTCACGGGAAGCCTGAGGTGGTGTCGGTGGTGGGCCGGGCTGGGGAGAGCGCCGTGCTGGGCTGTGACTTGCTGCCCGCGGCTGGCCAGCCCCCGCTGCACGTCATTGAGTGGCTGCGCTTTGGGTTCCTGCTCCCCATCTTCATCCAGTTCGGCCTCTACTCTCCCCGCGTGGACCCAGATTACGTGG GGCGAGTCCGCCTGCAGAAGGGGGCGTCTCTCCAGATCGAGAGGCTCCGGGTGGAAGACCAGGGCTGGTACGAATGCCGCGTGCTCTTCCTGGACAAGCACAGCCCCGAAGACGATTCCGCTAACGGCTCCTGGGTGCACCTCACAGTCAATT CACCCCCTCAATTCCTGGAGACGCCTCCTCAGGTGCTGGAGGTGAAGGAACTGGAGCCCTTGACCTTGCGCTGTGTGGCCCACGGCAGCCCCCAGCCTCATGTGACTTGGAAGCTCCGAGGACGGGAcctcagccagggccagggcctgatgCAG GTGCAGAACGGGACGCTGTGGATCCGGCGGGTGGAGCGAGGCAGCTCGGGGATCTACACCTGCCAGGCCTCCAATTCTGAGGGCAGCACCACCCACGCCACGCAGCTGCTTGTGCTAG GACCCCCAGTCATCGCGGCACCCCCCAAGAACAGCACGGTCAATGCCTCCCAGGATGTTTCCTTGGCCTGCCGGGCCGAGGCGTACCCTGCCAACCTCACCTATAGCTGGTTCCAGGACAGCGTCAATGTCTTCCACATTAG CCGCCTGCAGTCGCGCGTGCGGATCCTGGTGGACGGGAGCCTGTGGCTGCAGGCGGCCCAGCCTGATGATGCCGGCCGCTACACCTGCGTGCCCAGCAACGGCCTCCCGCACCCGCCTTCAGCCTCAGCCTACCTCACTGTGCTCT ACCCAGCCCAGGTGACAGCGATGCCTCCTGAGACGCCCCTGCCCATAGGCATGCGAGGGGTGATCCGGTGCCCAGCTCGTGCCAATCCCCCGCTGCTCTTCGTCAGCTGGACCAAGGATGGGCAGGCCCTGCAGCTGGACAAG TTCCCCGGCTGGTCCCAGGGCGCAGAAGGCTCGCTGGTCATTGCCCTGGGGAATGAGGATGCTCTGGGGGAATACGCCTGCACCCCTTACAACAGCCTTGGCACGGCAGGGCCCTCCCCAGTGACCCGAGTGCTGCTCAAG GCCCCCCCAGCTTTTCTAGAACGGCCCAAAGAAGAATATTTCCAAGAAGTAGGGCGGGATCTACTCATCCCCTGCTCTGCGCGAGGAGACCCTCCTCCGACGGTCTCTTGGGCCAAG GTGGGCCgggggctgcagggccaggcccaggtggACAGCAACAGCAGCCTCCTCCTGCGACCACTGACCAAGGAGGCCCATGGGCGCTGGGAGTGCACCGCCAGCAATGCCGTCGCCCGCGTGGCCACCTCCACGAACGTCTACGTGCTGG GCACCAGCCCCCACGCTGTCACCAACGTGTCCGTGGCGCCCTTGCCCAGGGGTGCCAACGTCTCCTGGGAGCCTGGCTTTGATGGCGGCTATCTGCAGAGATTCAGCGTCTGGTACACCCCATT GGCCAAGCGTTCGGACCGAGCCCACCACGACTGGTTGTCCCTGGCGGTGCCCGTGGGGGCCGCTCACCTCCTTGTGCCAGGGCTGAAGCCCCACACCCAGTACCAGTTCAGTGTCCTGGCTCAGAACAAGCTGGGCAGCGGGCCCTTCAGCGAGATCGTCCTGTCTGCCCCTGAAG GGCTTCCTACCACACCAGCTGCCCCCCCACTTCCTGTCACAGAGATGCCGccgcccctgtccccgccccgAGGTCTGGTGGCAGTGAGGACACCCCGGGGGGTACTGCTGCACTGGGATCCCCCCGAAATGGTCCCTCAGAGACTGGATGGCTACATCCTAGAGGGCCGCCAAGGCGCCCAGAGCTGGGAGGTGCTGGACGGGGCCGTGGCGGGCgcggaggtgcagctgctggtgcctggcctCATTAAG gatgtCCTCTACGAGTTTCGCCTCGTGGCCTTGGCCGGCGGCTACGTCAGCAGTCCCAGCAACTCGGCCAACGTCTCCACCTCTG ATccacctcttctcttctctccacccCGGTTGTCATCTCCACT ctctgctccaggctcggGCAGTCCTGACAGCGTGGCCAAGCTGAAGCTCCGGggttccccagcccccagcctgcgCCAGAGCCTGCTCTGCGGGGAGCCTGCTaggacccccagctcccctccaggCCCTCCACCGAGCCAGGGGCCCTTGCCCCTGGAGCCCATTTGCCGGGGACCAGATGGGCGCTTTGTGTTGGGACCCAACGTGGAGACCCCCCAAGAAAGGCCAGGTCCCGAGCAGGCTGAAGCTCggaccccagcctggcaccaggccaggtcctatgactgcagcagcagcagccccacagggctgccccagcccctctgcaTTACAGACATCAGCCCTGTGGGGCCCTCTCCcgccgccccgcccagccccctgccGGGAACGGGCCCCCTGCTGCAGTACCTGAGCCTGCCCTTCTTCCGGGAGATGAATGTGGATGGTGACTGGCCCCCTTTGGAGGAGCCTGCTTCTGCTGCACCCCCAGATTACAGGGACATCCGGCCCTGCCCGCCCTCATCTCTCCTTCAGCCCCTGGATtcccctcctgcatccccccgGGCAGGGCTTCCTGGGGCTGTGGTCAGGGCTGGGGCTGCCCCCGAGGGCCCGTACACAGCGCTGGCCGACTGGACACTGAGGGAACGGCTGCTGTCCGGCCTTCTCCCTGCCGCCCCTCGGGGCAGCCTCACCAGCCAGAGCAGCGGGCGGGGCAGCGCCTCTTTCTTGCGGCCCCCCTCCaccgccccctcagccggaggCAGCTACCTCAGCCCCGCTCCGGGAGACACCAGCAGCTGGGCCAGCGGCCCGGAGAGGTGGCCCCGGAGGGAGCATGTGGTGACCGTCAGCAAGAG GAGGGACACATCTGTGGACGAGAACTATGAATGGGACTCAGAATTCCCTGGGGACATGGAATTGCTGGAGACCCTgtgcctgggcctggctggccctCGGCCCGGACCTGAAGCGGAGCCAGAGCTAG GTGCAAAGACTCCagaggtgggctgcctcctgggcacGGCCCCGGCGCCGGGCCCCGAGGCCCGCTGTGCTGCCCTGCGGGAGGAATTCCTGGCCTTCCGCCGCCGCCGAGACGCCGCTAGGGCCTGGCTCCCCGCCTATCGACAGCCGGTCCCCCATCCTGAACAGGCCACGCTGCTGTGA
- the IGSF9 gene encoding protein turtle homolog A isoform X1 — MVWCLSLAILSLIISQGADGHGKPEVVSVVGRAGESAVLGCDLLPAAGQPPLHVIEWLRFGFLLPIFIQFGLYSPRVDPDYVGRVRLQKGASLQIERLRVEDQGWYECRVLFLDKHSPEDDSANGSWVHLTVNSPPQFLETPPQVLEVKELEPLTLRCVAHGSPQPHVTWKLRGRDLSQGQGLMQVQNGTLWIRRVERGSSGIYTCQASNSEGSTTHATQLLVLGPPVIAAPPKNSTVNASQDVSLACRAEAYPANLTYSWFQDSVNVFHISRLQSRVRILVDGSLWLQAAQPDDAGRYTCVPSNGLPHPPSASAYLTVLYPAQVTAMPPETPLPIGMRGVIRCPARANPPLLFVSWTKDGQALQLDKFPGWSQGAEGSLVIALGNEDALGEYACTPYNSLGTAGPSPVTRVLLKAPPAFLERPKEEYFQEVGRDLLIPCSARGDPPPTVSWAKVGRGLQGQAQVDSNSSLLLRPLTKEAHGRWECTASNAVARVATSTNVYVLGTSPHAVTNVSVAPLPRGANVSWEPGFDGGYLQRFSVWYTPLAKRSDRAHHDWLSLAVPVGAAHLLVPGLKPHTQYQFSVLAQNKLGSGPFSEIVLSAPEGLPTTPAAPPLPVTEMPPPLSPPRGLVAVRTPRGVLLHWDPPEMVPQRLDGYILEGRQGAQSWEVLDGAVAGAEVQLLVPGLIKDVLYEFRLVALAGGYVSSPSNSANVSTSGLEVYPSRTQLPGLLPRPVLAGVLGGLCFLGVAVLVSILAACLTSRRRAARRRRHCKRLRQDPPLLFSPPRLSSPLSAPGSGSPDSVAKLKLRGSPAPSLRQSLLCGEPARTPSSPPGPPPSQGPLPLEPICRGPDGRFVLGPNVETPQERPGPEQAEARTPAWHQARSYDCSSSSPTGLPQPLCITDISPVGPSPAAPPSPLPGTGPLLQYLSLPFFREMNVDGDWPPLEEPASAAPPDYRDIRPCPPSSLLQPLDSPPASPRAGLPGAVVRAGAAPEGPYTALADWTLRERLLSGLLPAAPRGSLTSQSSGRGSASFLRPPSTAPSAGGSYLSPAPGDTSSWASGPERWPRREHVVTVSKRRDTSVDENYEWDSEFPGDMELLETLCLGLAGPRPGPEAEPELGAKTPEVGCLLGTAPAPGPEARCAALREEFLAFRRRRDAARAWLPAYRQPVPHPEQATLL, encoded by the exons ATGGTTTGGTGCCTCAGTCTGGCCATCCTCAGCCTGATCATCAGCCAGGGGGCTGACG GTCACGGGAAGCCTGAGGTGGTGTCGGTGGTGGGCCGGGCTGGGGAGAGCGCCGTGCTGGGCTGTGACTTGCTGCCCGCGGCTGGCCAGCCCCCGCTGCACGTCATTGAGTGGCTGCGCTTTGGGTTCCTGCTCCCCATCTTCATCCAGTTCGGCCTCTACTCTCCCCGCGTGGACCCAGATTACGTGG GGCGAGTCCGCCTGCAGAAGGGGGCGTCTCTCCAGATCGAGAGGCTCCGGGTGGAAGACCAGGGCTGGTACGAATGCCGCGTGCTCTTCCTGGACAAGCACAGCCCCGAAGACGATTCCGCTAACGGCTCCTGGGTGCACCTCACAGTCAATT CACCCCCTCAATTCCTGGAGACGCCTCCTCAGGTGCTGGAGGTGAAGGAACTGGAGCCCTTGACCTTGCGCTGTGTGGCCCACGGCAGCCCCCAGCCTCATGTGACTTGGAAGCTCCGAGGACGGGAcctcagccagggccagggcctgatgCAG GTGCAGAACGGGACGCTGTGGATCCGGCGGGTGGAGCGAGGCAGCTCGGGGATCTACACCTGCCAGGCCTCCAATTCTGAGGGCAGCACCACCCACGCCACGCAGCTGCTTGTGCTAG GACCCCCAGTCATCGCGGCACCCCCCAAGAACAGCACGGTCAATGCCTCCCAGGATGTTTCCTTGGCCTGCCGGGCCGAGGCGTACCCTGCCAACCTCACCTATAGCTGGTTCCAGGACAGCGTCAATGTCTTCCACATTAG CCGCCTGCAGTCGCGCGTGCGGATCCTGGTGGACGGGAGCCTGTGGCTGCAGGCGGCCCAGCCTGATGATGCCGGCCGCTACACCTGCGTGCCCAGCAACGGCCTCCCGCACCCGCCTTCAGCCTCAGCCTACCTCACTGTGCTCT ACCCAGCCCAGGTGACAGCGATGCCTCCTGAGACGCCCCTGCCCATAGGCATGCGAGGGGTGATCCGGTGCCCAGCTCGTGCCAATCCCCCGCTGCTCTTCGTCAGCTGGACCAAGGATGGGCAGGCCCTGCAGCTGGACAAG TTCCCCGGCTGGTCCCAGGGCGCAGAAGGCTCGCTGGTCATTGCCCTGGGGAATGAGGATGCTCTGGGGGAATACGCCTGCACCCCTTACAACAGCCTTGGCACGGCAGGGCCCTCCCCAGTGACCCGAGTGCTGCTCAAG GCCCCCCCAGCTTTTCTAGAACGGCCCAAAGAAGAATATTTCCAAGAAGTAGGGCGGGATCTACTCATCCCCTGCTCTGCGCGAGGAGACCCTCCTCCGACGGTCTCTTGGGCCAAG GTGGGCCgggggctgcagggccaggcccaggtggACAGCAACAGCAGCCTCCTCCTGCGACCACTGACCAAGGAGGCCCATGGGCGCTGGGAGTGCACCGCCAGCAATGCCGTCGCCCGCGTGGCCACCTCCACGAACGTCTACGTGCTGG GCACCAGCCCCCACGCTGTCACCAACGTGTCCGTGGCGCCCTTGCCCAGGGGTGCCAACGTCTCCTGGGAGCCTGGCTTTGATGGCGGCTATCTGCAGAGATTCAGCGTCTGGTACACCCCATT GGCCAAGCGTTCGGACCGAGCCCACCACGACTGGTTGTCCCTGGCGGTGCCCGTGGGGGCCGCTCACCTCCTTGTGCCAGGGCTGAAGCCCCACACCCAGTACCAGTTCAGTGTCCTGGCTCAGAACAAGCTGGGCAGCGGGCCCTTCAGCGAGATCGTCCTGTCTGCCCCTGAAG GGCTTCCTACCACACCAGCTGCCCCCCCACTTCCTGTCACAGAGATGCCGccgcccctgtccccgccccgAGGTCTGGTGGCAGTGAGGACACCCCGGGGGGTACTGCTGCACTGGGATCCCCCCGAAATGGTCCCTCAGAGACTGGATGGCTACATCCTAGAGGGCCGCCAAGGCGCCCAGAGCTGGGAGGTGCTGGACGGGGCCGTGGCGGGCgcggaggtgcagctgctggtgcctggcctCATTAAG gatgtCCTCTACGAGTTTCGCCTCGTGGCCTTGGCCGGCGGCTACGTCAGCAGTCCCAGCAACTCGGCCAACGTCTCCACCTCTG GCCTGGAGGTCTACCCATCCCGCACCCAGCTGCCAGGCCTCCTGCCACGGCCCGTGCTGGCTGGCGTGCTGGGTGGGCTCTGCTTCCTGGGGGTGGCCGTCCTCGTGAGCATCCTGGCTGCTTGCCTCACCAGCCGCCGCAGGgctgcccgccgccgccgccactgcaAGCGCCTCCGCCAAG ATccacctcttctcttctctccacccCGGTTGTCATCTCCACT ctctgctccaggctcggGCAGTCCTGACAGCGTGGCCAAGCTGAAGCTCCGGggttccccagcccccagcctgcgCCAGAGCCTGCTCTGCGGGGAGCCTGCTaggacccccagctcccctccaggCCCTCCACCGAGCCAGGGGCCCTTGCCCCTGGAGCCCATTTGCCGGGGACCAGATGGGCGCTTTGTGTTGGGACCCAACGTGGAGACCCCCCAAGAAAGGCCAGGTCCCGAGCAGGCTGAAGCTCggaccccagcctggcaccaggccaggtcctatgactgcagcagcagcagccccacagggctgccccagcccctctgcaTTACAGACATCAGCCCTGTGGGGCCCTCTCCcgccgccccgcccagccccctgccGGGAACGGGCCCCCTGCTGCAGTACCTGAGCCTGCCCTTCTTCCGGGAGATGAATGTGGATGGTGACTGGCCCCCTTTGGAGGAGCCTGCTTCTGCTGCACCCCCAGATTACAGGGACATCCGGCCCTGCCCGCCCTCATCTCTCCTTCAGCCCCTGGATtcccctcctgcatccccccgGGCAGGGCTTCCTGGGGCTGTGGTCAGGGCTGGGGCTGCCCCCGAGGGCCCGTACACAGCGCTGGCCGACTGGACACTGAGGGAACGGCTGCTGTCCGGCCTTCTCCCTGCCGCCCCTCGGGGCAGCCTCACCAGCCAGAGCAGCGGGCGGGGCAGCGCCTCTTTCTTGCGGCCCCCCTCCaccgccccctcagccggaggCAGCTACCTCAGCCCCGCTCCGGGAGACACCAGCAGCTGGGCCAGCGGCCCGGAGAGGTGGCCCCGGAGGGAGCATGTGGTGACCGTCAGCAAGAG GAGGGACACATCTGTGGACGAGAACTATGAATGGGACTCAGAATTCCCTGGGGACATGGAATTGCTGGAGACCCTgtgcctgggcctggctggccctCGGCCCGGACCTGAAGCGGAGCCAGAGCTAG GTGCAAAGACTCCagaggtgggctgcctcctgggcacGGCCCCGGCGCCGGGCCCCGAGGCCCGCTGTGCTGCCCTGCGGGAGGAATTCCTGGCCTTCCGCCGCCGCCGAGACGCCGCTAGGGCCTGGCTCCCCGCCTATCGACAGCCGGTCCCCCATCCTGAACAGGCCACGCTGCTGTGA
- the TAGLN2 gene encoding transgelin-2 has translation MANRGPAYGLSREVQQKIEKQYDADLEQILIQWITTQCRKDVGRPQPGRENFQNWLKDGTVLCELINGLYPEGQAPVKKIQASTMAFKQMEQISQFLQAAERYGINTTDIFQTVDLWEGKNMACVQRTLMNLGGLAVARDDGLFSGDPNWFPKKSKENPRNFSDNQLQEGKNVIGLQMGTNRGASQAGMTGYGMPRQIL, from the exons ATGGCCAACAGGGGACCCGCCTACGGCCTGAGCCGGGAGGTGCAGCAGAAGATTGAGAAGCAGTACGATGCAGACCTGGAGCAGATCCTGATCCAGTGGATCACCACCCAGTGCCGCAAGGATGTGGGCCGGCCCCAGCCCGGCCGGGAGAACTTCCAGAACTGGCTCAAGGATGGCACG GTGCTGTGCGAGCTCATTAACGGGCTGTACCCAGAGGGGCAGGCCCCGGTGAAGAAGATCCAGGCCTCCACCATGGCCTTCAAGCAGATGGAGCAGATCTCTCAGTTCCTGCAAGCAGCCGAGCGCTACGGCATCAACACCACCGACATCTTCCAGACGGTGGACCTCTGGGAAG GAAAGAACATGGCCTGCGTGCAGCGGACGCTGATGAACCTGGGTGGGCTGGCAGTAGCCCGGGATGATGGCCTTTTCTCTGGGGATCCCAACTGGTTTCCTAA GAAGTCCAAGGAGAACCCCCGGAACTTCTCAGACAACCAGCTGCAAGAGGGCAAGAACGTGATCGGGTTACAGATGGGCACCAACCGTGGGGCGTCTCAGGCAGGCATGACCGGCTATGGGATGCCACGCCAGATCCTCTGA